The following are encoded in a window of Fusarium falciforme chromosome 11, complete sequence genomic DNA:
- a CDS encoding Oxidored-FMN domain-containing protein — protein sequence MAGQFQHLLSPLKMGDLQLKNRVVMASLTRNRDSVPRENLHVPYYAERAGTGLIISEAALICPQGVEWTFMPGIYSQQHVQGWKKVTDAVHAKGGIIFCQLHHVGRVAHPGTRVQRESGQPVPGPSAVAARGGKFRNVPGGPGYVVPTAIEDPRTIIELYGNASRLAKEAGFHGVEIHNANGYLPMQFLESHSNRREDEWGGPLENRMRFSLACLAKMNEHFPWNRIGVKIAPCGGYNDMDEMDLEGNPSPDAALATYGGFCAELDKLGLAYVQVMRWWASYDLMIEGKPRGVQWDPIAALRPILANTLLFGNTAFTPEEANDWIQKGYMDAAVIGRPLLYNPDYVEKLQLGQADALYQEQPGDEHWWYKWRNNDKRDGYLNWAGRAIIPTHLTTQDRLSLIHD from the exons ATGGCTGGGCAATTCCAACACCTGTTGAGTCCCCTGAAAATGGGGGATCTCCAGCTTAAGAACCGAGTGGTCATGGCATCCTTGACACGGAATCGTGACAGTGTTCCCCGCGAGAACCTCCATGTCCCATACTATGCTGAGCGAGCAGGAACTGGCTTGATA ATCTCAGAAGCGGCATTGATCTGCCCGCAAGGTGTTGAGTGGACATTCATGCCCGGCATCTACTCCCAACAACATGTCCAGGGTTGGAAGAAGGTCACAGACGCCGTGCACGCAAAAGGCGGAATCATCTTCTGCCAGCTTCATCATGTTGGCAGAGTAGCACATCCTGGGACACGAGTTCAGCGAGAGTCAGGCCAACCTGTGCCGGGCCCATCCGCAGTCGCTGCAAGGGGAGGCAAGTTCCGCAATGTGCCCGGAGGACCTGGTTACGTTGTTCCCACTGCAATTGAGGACCCCAGGACCATCATAGAACTGTACGGCAACGCGTCACGATTGGCAAAAGAGGCTGGCTTTCACGGTGTGGAAATTCACAACGCCAATGGCTACTTGCCCATGCAGTTCCTGGAATCCCACAGCAACCGCCGCGAAGATGAATGGGGTGGCCCCCTTGAGAACAGGATGCGCTTTTCGTTGGCATGTCTGGCAAAGATGAACGAACACTTCCCCTGGAACCGGATCGGAGTCAAGATTGCTCCCTGCGGCGGCTACAACGACATGGACGAGATGGACCTTGAAGGAAATCCGTCCCCCGATGCCGCCCTCGCCACCTACGGCGGGTTCTGCGCTGAGCTTGATAAGCTCGGGCTCGCTTATGTCCAGGTCATGCGATGGTGGGCGTCTTACGACTTGATGATCGAGGGCAAGCCTCGCGGCGTCCAGTGGGATCCTATCGCTGCCCTGCGGCCGATCCTAGCCAACACGCTTCTGTTTGGCAACACGGCCTTCACCCCCGAGGAGGCCAACGACTGGATCCAGAAGGGATACATGGATGCTGCAGTGATAGGGAGACCTCTTCTCTACAACCCGGATTACGTCGAGAAATTGCAGCTGGGCCAAGCGGACGCGTTGTATCAGGAACAACCAGGTGACGAGCATTGGTGGTA CAAATGGAGAAACAATGATAAGAGGGACGGATACCTGAACTGGGCAGGGAGAGCCATCATTCCGACACACTTGACAACTCAAGACAGACTAAGCTTGATTCACGATTAG